A region from the Dehalococcoides mccartyi CG5 genome encodes:
- the trpC gene encoding indole-3-glycerol phosphate synthase TrpC, translating into MILERIVTDNLPDLERRKMRLPLAKLQELVLDIPYPPIDMAMKLKGRQVRLIAEVKKASPSKGIIRSDFDPVDIAGIYARNGASAISVLTEEHHFMGSLDNLKKIRESGVASKLPLLRKDFIHDPYQVYESRLYGADAILLIVAMLSPERLQELLSLSHKLGMKCLVEVHTRSELEIALESNARIIGLNNRDLHTFKIDLTVTERLRPLIPPECIVVSESGIQTRADISRLEELGVDAVLVGEALTASVDIAAKMRELL; encoded by the coding sequence ATGATTTTGGAACGTATTGTCACCGACAACCTGCCTGATTTGGAGCGGAGAAAAATGCGGCTGCCATTAGCAAAACTGCAGGAATTGGTACTGGACATACCCTATCCACCCATTGACATGGCCATGAAGCTTAAAGGGCGGCAGGTCAGGCTGATTGCCGAGGTAAAAAAAGCCTCTCCGTCAAAGGGTATAATCCGCTCGGATTTTGATCCGGTGGATATTGCCGGCATATATGCCCGAAACGGGGCTTCCGCCATTTCGGTTTTGACAGAAGAACACCATTTTATGGGAAGCCTTGACAACCTGAAGAAAATACGCGAATCAGGGGTGGCATCAAAGCTGCCGCTTCTCCGTAAGGATTTTATCCATGACCCGTATCAGGTATATGAATCCCGCCTGTACGGGGCAGACGCTATTTTGCTGATAGTAGCCATGCTGTCTCCCGAAAGGTTACAGGAACTGCTTTCACTCAGCCATAAGCTGGGCATGAAATGTCTGGTGGAAGTGCATACCCGGTCAGAGCTGGAAATAGCTTTAGAGAGTAATGCCCGGATTATCGGCCTGAATAACCGTGATTTGCATACGTTTAAAATAGACCTAACTGTAACCGAAAGGCTTCGCCCCCTGATACCCCCTGAGTGCATAGTTGTCAGTGAAAGCGGCATTCAGACCAGAGCAGATATTTCCCGTCTGGAAGAACTGGGAGTAGATGCAGTGCTGGTAGGAGAAGCCTTAACAGCCTCGGTTGATATTGCCGCCAAAATGAGGGAACTGCTGTGA
- the aroF gene encoding 3-deoxy-7-phosphoheptulonate synthase: MLVIMKNDATQEQIDNVIREITDAGYRGIPIPGDHRTAVCIVGNQGMVEESPFLALEGVKEVLRVTKPYKLVSHETCPKPTVIRLGEVEIGNGCKPVIIAGPCSVESEEQTLRIALQVKEGGAKLFRGGAFKPRTSPYSFQGLGKAGLKILEKVRSETGLFIVTEATDSENLKLVEASTDIIQIGARNMQNYSLLRRAGQTKKPVILKRGLSATIEELLMAAEYIMAEGNTQVILCERGIRTFSDNTRFTLDLSAILSVKALSHLPIIVDPSHAAGRRDYVIPLSRAAIATGADGLIVEVHSDPPSALSDGAQSLYPEQFCQLVKEVEYLNMLGVEKCLK; this comes from the coding sequence ATGTTAGTAATAATGAAAAACGATGCAACTCAGGAACAGATAGATAACGTCATCCGTGAGATTACGGATGCAGGCTACCGGGGCATACCCATACCGGGTGACCACCGAACCGCCGTCTGCATAGTGGGCAATCAGGGTATGGTGGAGGAAAGCCCTTTTCTGGCACTGGAAGGTGTGAAAGAAGTATTGCGGGTGACCAAGCCCTATAAACTGGTCAGCCATGAAACCTGCCCCAAACCGACAGTTATCCGTCTGGGAGAGGTAGAAATAGGAAACGGCTGCAAACCGGTTATCATTGCCGGACCTTGCTCGGTGGAAAGTGAAGAACAGACCCTCCGGATAGCCCTTCAGGTAAAAGAGGGCGGTGCCAAGCTCTTCAGGGGAGGGGCATTCAAGCCCCGCACTTCACCCTACAGCTTTCAGGGTTTGGGCAAAGCCGGCCTCAAAATTCTGGAAAAAGTACGCTCTGAAACCGGACTGTTTATTGTTACCGAAGCCACCGACTCTGAAAACCTGAAGCTGGTTGAAGCCAGCACAGATATTATCCAGATTGGTGCCCGAAACATGCAAAATTACTCTCTGTTACGCCGGGCAGGCCAGACAAAAAAGCCGGTCATTTTAAAACGGGGGCTGTCAGCCACTATTGAAGAACTGCTGATGGCAGCCGAATATATAATGGCCGAAGGCAACACTCAAGTTATTTTGTGCGAACGGGGTATCCGCACCTTTTCGGACAATACCCGCTTTACACTAGACCTAAGCGCCATCCTGTCCGTCAAGGCCTTAAGTCACCTGCCCATTATAGTAGACCCCAGCCATGCCGCCGGACGCCGTGATTATGTTATCCCCCTGTCCAGAGCAGCCATTGCAACAGGGGCAGACGGACTGATAGTAGAAGTCCATTCAGACCCGCCCAGCGCTCTGTCTGACGGAGCGCAGTCTTTGTATCCGGAACAGTTTTGCCAATTGGTTAAAGAGGTGGAATATTTAAATATGCTGGGAGTAGAAAAATGCCTAAAGTAG
- a CDS encoding reductive dehalogenase, translating to MSNFHSTLSRRDFMKSLGVVGAGLGTLSAAAPVFHDLDEVTSSAIGINKNPWWVKERDFKNPTVPMDWPKITRHAGTFKTLPRPTVADFTKAGVVGGTSTDLETPEMALTLYDAMAKEFPGWTPGYAGMGDTRTTALCNASKFMMMGAWPGNMEMGGKRINVQAAIMAAGGSPTFTPWLGPQLDTTTRPQVFGAPVWQGTPEENLKTCRSAIRFFGGSDVAALELDDDILKFFHSKIGGKDLVIEDVEEAYETTTKMVIPRKCKWVLMWSARQSLEGTRRQAGITENYAVWYSYSRLPKVGVQIQEFIRGLGYQALNPGMKGYLTSPLAAFSGMGEHGRMSSPTITPKYGVTNRAMWALITDLPLLPTPPIDFGAYKFCKTCGICADACPFGLIQKGDPTWENPASAKSGIQQGTFEGWRTNTADCPHCPTCQGTCPFNSKPDSFLHAVVKGTVANTPLLNSFFTNMEKAMDYGRKDPEEWWDMDDFTYGIDTSY from the coding sequence ATGTCTAATTTCCATTCCACACTCTCGCGACGTGATTTTATGAAAAGCCTTGGGGTAGTCGGAGCAGGTTTGGGTACTTTGAGCGCTGCCGCCCCCGTTTTCCACGATTTGGATGAGGTCACATCTTCGGCAATCGGTATCAATAAAAATCCCTGGTGGGTAAAGGAAAGGGATTTCAAAAATCCTACCGTACCAATGGATTGGCCCAAAATTACCCGCCATGCGGGCACGTTTAAGACTTTACCCAGACCCACTGTAGCTGATTTCACAAAAGCCGGCGTTGTCGGCGGTACTTCCACTGACCTTGAAACCCCTGAAATGGCCCTGACTCTTTATGATGCTATGGCCAAGGAGTTTCCGGGCTGGACTCCGGGCTATGCCGGTATGGGAGATACCCGAACCACCGCCCTGTGCAATGCTTCCAAATTTATGATGATGGGTGCCTGGCCCGGCAATATGGAAATGGGCGGTAAAAGGATTAATGTTCAAGCGGCTATTATGGCGGCCGGCGGCAGCCCTACCTTTACTCCGTGGTTGGGGCCTCAGCTGGATACTACTACCCGTCCCCAGGTTTTCGGGGCTCCGGTCTGGCAGGGTACTCCCGAAGAAAACCTTAAAACCTGCCGCTCTGCCATTAGATTCTTTGGCGGCTCGGATGTGGCAGCCCTTGAACTTGATGACGATATTTTGAAGTTTTTTCACTCTAAAATTGGTGGTAAAGACCTGGTTATTGAAGACGTAGAGGAAGCTTATGAGACCACAACCAAGATGGTTATCCCCCGCAAGTGCAAGTGGGTACTGATGTGGAGTGCCAGACAATCTCTCGAGGGCACTCGTCGCCAGGCTGGTATAACTGAAAACTATGCTGTTTGGTATTCTTATTCCCGCCTGCCCAAGGTAGGTGTGCAGATTCAGGAATTTATCCGCGGTTTGGGTTATCAGGCCTTGAATCCGGGAATGAAGGGTTACCTTACCAGCCCTCTGGCGGCTTTTTCCGGCATGGGCGAACATGGCCGTATGTCTTCACCCACTATTACTCCCAAATACGGGGTAACTAACCGGGCTATGTGGGCGTTAATCACCGACCTGCCCTTGCTGCCCACTCCGCCCATAGACTTTGGTGCCTACAAATTCTGCAAAACCTGCGGTATTTGCGCGGATGCTTGTCCTTTCGGGCTTATCCAGAAGGGTGACCCCACCTGGGAAAACCCGGCTTCAGCCAAGTCCGGCATTCAGCAGGGCACATTTGAGGGCTGGCGAACCAATACCGCAGATTGTCCTCACTGCCCCACTTGTCAGGGCACTTGCCCCTTCAACAGCAAACCGGATTCATTCCTGCATGCTGTGGTTAAGGGCACAGTTGCCAATACCCCGCTTTTAAATAGCTTCTTTACAAATATGGAAAAAGCTATGGATTACGGGCGGAAAGACCCCGAAGAGTGGTGGGATATGGATGACTTCACCTACGGTATTGACACCAGTTACTAA
- the trpD gene encoding anthranilate phosphoribosyltransferase yields MIKEAIGSLVLGKSLTLEQSASVMDEIMEGKTTPAQIGAFLTALRVKGETAEEIAGLANVMRAKSTRISTSTPVLDIVGIGGDGINTFNISTTAAFVISGAGIKVAKHGNRAASSMCGSADVLEALGIKIDLNAEQVKICIEQIGIGFMFAPVFHPAMKFVAPSRREIGIRTVFNILGPLTNPASAQYQLIGVPEIGLGDKIISALCHMDIKHALVVHGLDGMDEMSISGDSVIWELKDKEIIKFRHTVSPREMGLEQVSLQAVKGGAAEENALTLRAILSGAKGPKRDVVLLNAAAALMVADKIDTIAEGISLAAEIIDNGLALNKLESLIKLSQSLASG; encoded by the coding sequence ATGATTAAAGAAGCCATCGGGTCTTTAGTTCTGGGTAAATCTCTGACTCTTGAACAGTCTGCCTCAGTCATGGACGAAATCATGGAGGGAAAAACTACTCCTGCCCAGATTGGGGCATTCCTGACTGCTCTCAGGGTCAAGGGTGAAACCGCCGAAGAGATAGCCGGTCTGGCAAATGTCATGCGGGCAAAGTCTACCCGTATATCCACCAGCACTCCGGTACTGGACATAGTGGGCATTGGCGGGGACGGGATAAACACGTTTAATATTTCTACCACCGCCGCCTTTGTTATATCAGGAGCCGGCATAAAAGTGGCCAAGCACGGCAACCGGGCGGCAAGCAGTATGTGCGGCAGTGCCGATGTGCTGGAAGCACTGGGCATAAAAATAGATCTAAATGCCGAACAGGTAAAAATATGTATAGAGCAAATAGGTATCGGGTTCATGTTTGCCCCGGTTTTTCATCCCGCCATGAAATTTGTAGCCCCTTCCCGCCGTGAAATAGGCATCCGCACCGTGTTCAATATTTTAGGTCCACTGACTAACCCGGCCAGTGCCCAGTACCAGCTTATCGGCGTACCTGAAATAGGGCTGGGTGACAAGATTATTTCAGCCCTCTGCCACATGGATATCAAGCATGCTCTGGTGGTACACGGCCTGGACGGCATGGACGAAATGTCTATCAGCGGAGACTCTGTTATCTGGGAACTGAAAGACAAAGAGATAATCAAATTTCGCCATACGGTTTCACCCCGAGAAATGGGCTTAGAACAGGTTTCCCTTCAGGCTGTCAAAGGGGGTGCGGCAGAGGAAAACGCACTTACCCTGCGGGCCATACTCTCAGGTGCAAAAGGGCCCAAACGGGATGTAGTTCTGCTGAATGCGGCCGCCGCCCTGATGGTGGCAGACAAGATTGACACCATTGCCGAAGGTATCTCTCTGGCCGCAGAAATAATTGACAACGGGCTGGCACTTAATAAGCTAGAATCTTTGATTAAACTCAGCCAGTCTTTGGCAAGCGGGTAA
- a CDS encoding anthranilate synthase component II produces MLLLIDNYDSFTYNLFQYFSELGQEVKVVRNNKVTLDAIEALGPEYIVISPGPSSPLQAGVSNDIIRHFGPRLPILGICLGHQCIGHTYGGIVRQADRIMHGKQSLIQHNNRGIFKGLPKGFPAIRYHSLIVDKPTLPECLEITAWTDDGTIMGLRHKEYPVEGIQFHPESFKTECGKEILGNFLKYYAPVSGKRE; encoded by the coding sequence ATGTTATTACTAATTGATAATTACGACAGTTTTACCTATAACCTTTTTCAGTATTTTTCCGAACTGGGGCAGGAGGTTAAGGTAGTCCGCAATAACAAGGTTACCCTTGATGCCATAGAAGCCCTAGGTCCTGAATATATCGTGATTTCACCCGGACCATCTTCACCCCTTCAGGCAGGGGTGTCCAATGACATTATCCGCCATTTCGGCCCCAGACTGCCGATCCTCGGTATATGTCTGGGTCACCAGTGCATCGGGCATACCTACGGGGGGATTGTCAGACAGGCAGACCGGATAATGCACGGCAAACAGTCTCTGATACAGCATAACAACCGGGGTATTTTTAAAGGTCTGCCCAAAGGGTTTCCCGCCATACGTTACCATTCCCTTATAGTTGATAAACCGACCCTGCCGGAGTGTCTTGAAATAACCGCCTGGACAGATGACGGCACCATTATGGGGCTTAGGCACAAAGAGTACCCGGTTGAAGGCATACAGTTCCATCCCGAATCATTCAAAACCGAATGCGGCAAGGAGATTTTGGGCAATTTTCTGAAATACTATGCACCTGTATCAGGTAAAAGAGAGTAA
- the trpA gene encoding tryptophan synthase subunit alpha: MSRVSDAFQKRKSLIAYITVGYPDIETTLRLVPLLEENGVDIIELGIPFSDPLADGVTIQNASYQALQNGVTPEVCLSVAALLKEKISIPMVFMGYYNPIYNYGLTKFCQKCATAGVSGFIIPDLPPGEAQDIDFAATEAGLDIIFLLAPTSTDERIKLVAAKSRGFIYLVSHSGVTGATANLPADLSSFVNRVRKTARQPLAVGFGISTPEQAQNISKFSDGIIVGSRILQLVQTDPSLEKVATFIRQLRQSLD, from the coding sequence ATGAGCCGTGTCAGTGATGCATTCCAAAAACGAAAATCTCTTATAGCTTACATAACAGTCGGCTACCCGGATATTGAAACCACCCTGCGGCTGGTGCCTCTGCTGGAAGAAAACGGGGTAGATATTATAGAGCTGGGTATTCCCTTCTCAGACCCGCTGGCAGACGGAGTTACTATTCAAAATGCCAGTTATCAGGCACTCCAGAACGGGGTGACGCCTGAAGTCTGTTTATCTGTTGCCGCCCTGCTCAAAGAAAAAATCTCCATACCCATGGTATTCATGGGTTACTATAACCCCATTTACAATTACGGACTGACCAAGTTCTGCCAAAAGTGTGCAACTGCGGGTGTAAGCGGATTTATTATTCCTGACCTGCCGCCGGGAGAAGCCCAAGACATAGACTTTGCCGCCACAGAAGCCGGCTTGGATATAATCTTTCTGTTAGCCCCCACCAGTACCGACGAACGGATTAAGCTAGTTGCCGCCAAATCACGGGGGTTTATTTATCTCGTTTCCCACTCAGGCGTTACCGGGGCAACTGCCAACTTGCCGGCTGATTTGAGCAGTTTTGTAAACAGGGTAAGGAAAACCGCCCGCCAGCCTCTGGCAGTGGGCTTTGGTATTTCAACCCCCGAACAAGCCCAAAATATCTCAAAATTTTCCGACGGGATAATAGTAGGCAGCCGTATCCTGCAGCTTGTCCAGACAGACCCTTCACTTGAAAAAGTAGCCACATTTATCAGGCAACTCAGACAATCATTAGACTAA
- the trpB gene encoding tryptophan synthase subunit beta, protein MPKVDSTGKPGYFGKYGGQFVPEILVPVLNELEQAYEQAKKDESFQSRLKSLSNTFSGRPTPLYLAERLTEHLGGARIYLKREDLAHTGAHKINNALGQGLLALHMGKKRVIAETGAGQHGVATAAVCAMLGLECIVYMGEDDIKRQALNVFRMKLMGTEVRSVSSGSRTLKDAINEAMRDWVSNPETTYYIIGSVVGPRPYPAMVRDFQAVIGQETKAQSLRQLGGLPDCIVACVGGGSNAMGIFYDFIPDQSVRLIGVEAAGSGIRTGKHSATLSAGKVGILHGAMSYLLQDEHGQVIETHSISAGLDYPGVGPEHSYLKDNKRVEYVSVTDEEALNGFKLLCSLEGIMPALESSHAIAHALKIAGGMPKNKNIVINLSGRGDKDMDIVQKAMGVKI, encoded by the coding sequence ATGCCTAAAGTAGATAGCACCGGTAAACCGGGGTATTTCGGCAAGTATGGCGGGCAGTTTGTACCTGAAATACTGGTGCCAGTCCTAAACGAACTGGAACAGGCTTATGAACAAGCCAAAAAAGACGAGTCTTTCCAGTCACGCCTGAAATCCCTTTCAAACACCTTTTCGGGGCGGCCCACTCCGCTGTATCTGGCAGAAAGGCTGACTGAACATCTGGGGGGTGCCAGAATTTACCTGAAAAGGGAAGACCTGGCCCATACAGGTGCCCATAAAATCAACAACGCACTCGGTCAGGGGCTGCTTGCCTTGCATATGGGAAAGAAAAGGGTAATTGCCGAAACAGGGGCGGGGCAACACGGGGTAGCCACCGCAGCTGTTTGCGCCATGCTGGGGCTGGAATGCATTGTCTATATGGGCGAAGATGACATCAAACGTCAAGCCTTAAACGTATTCCGCATGAAGCTGATGGGAACGGAAGTCAGAAGCGTATCTTCGGGCAGCCGTACCCTGAAAGACGCCATCAATGAAGCTATGCGTGACTGGGTAAGCAACCCGGAGACCACTTATTATATAATCGGTTCGGTGGTCGGCCCGCGCCCTTATCCGGCTATGGTACGGGATTTTCAGGCAGTTATCGGGCAGGAAACCAAAGCCCAGTCCTTAAGACAGCTGGGAGGACTACCTGACTGCATTGTTGCCTGTGTTGGCGGAGGCAGCAATGCCATGGGTATTTTCTATGATTTCATACCGGACCAAAGCGTACGTCTTATCGGGGTGGAAGCTGCCGGCAGCGGCATCCGCACCGGCAAACATTCGGCCACCCTTAGTGCCGGCAAGGTGGGTATACTCCACGGTGCCATGTCATATCTGCTTCAGGACGAACACGGACAGGTGATTGAAACCCACAGTATTTCGGCCGGGCTGGATTATCCCGGCGTAGGCCCTGAACACAGCTACCTGAAAGATAATAAGCGGGTGGAATATGTTTCGGTCACAGATGAAGAAGCCCTGAACGGCTTCAAACTGCTATGCTCGCTGGAAGGGATAATGCCTGCTCTGGAATCTTCCCACGCCATTGCCCATGCCCTGAAAATAGCAGGCGGCATGCCGAAAAACAAAAATATAGTCATAAACCTCTCCGGCAGAGGGGACAAAGACATGGATATTGTTCAAAAAGCAATGGGGGTAAAGATATGA
- a CDS encoding phosphoribosylanthranilate isomerase has product MIKTKICGLTEVGQALATARTGADFAGVVFAESKRRITTEKALEIAEALKPLNPRPMLVGVFANQTAEEVNRIASVCRLDRVQLSGNESWEYCNQVNLPVIKVIHVAESTTAELVIQEIQAGLKALKKTPVFLLDTHTKALFGGSGQSFDWQIVKQVSLKYPVMVAGGLNPENIQGFIKIAKPWGIDVASGVETDGIKDTAKIHLFIERVKDADGNRIC; this is encoded by the coding sequence GTGATTAAGACTAAGATTTGCGGCTTGACAGAGGTTGGACAAGCCTTGGCCACAGCCCGGACAGGGGCTGACTTTGCCGGAGTGGTATTTGCCGAAAGCAAACGGCGCATCACCACGGAGAAAGCACTTGAGATAGCCGAAGCCCTGAAACCACTAAACCCAAGACCGATGCTGGTAGGCGTCTTTGCCAACCAGACGGCAGAAGAAGTAAACCGGATTGCCTCCGTCTGCCGTCTGGACAGGGTACAGCTAAGCGGTAACGAAAGCTGGGAGTACTGCAATCAGGTAAACCTGCCGGTTATCAAGGTTATTCACGTTGCTGAAAGCACTACCGCCGAACTGGTTATTCAGGAAATACAAGCCGGGCTTAAAGCCCTGAAAAAAACGCCCGTATTCCTGCTGGATACCCATACTAAGGCCTTATTCGGAGGCAGCGGCCAAAGTTTTGACTGGCAGATTGTAAAACAGGTCTCTCTGAAATACCCCGTCATGGTGGCCGGCGGGCTCAATCCGGAAAACATACAGGGATTTATAAAAATAGCCAAACCATGGGGAATAGACGTTGCCAGCGGAGTGGAAACAGACGGGATAAAAGATACAGCCAAAATACACCTTTTCATTGAACGGGTGAAAGATGCGGATGGTAACCGGATATGTTAG
- a CDS encoding FmdB family zinc ribbon protein → MPIYEYVCPKCKTRFEDIRSTSKADEEALCPECKTPSARGVSGFACRGTGSCGSGGGSCSSGSCSSCSGCH, encoded by the coding sequence ATGCCAATTTACGAATATGTATGCCCAAAATGCAAAACCAGATTTGAAGACATCCGCTCTACCAGCAAGGCTGATGAGGAAGCTCTTTGCCCTGAATGCAAAACTCCCTCTGCCAGAGGCGTTTCAGGTTTTGCCTGCCGAGGTACCGGTTCCTGCGGAAGCGGCGGCGGTTCCTGTTCAAGCGGTTCTTGTTCCAGCTGTTCCGGCTGCCACTAA
- a CDS encoding TIGR01906 family membrane protein has translation MKPELKRFLYNVWKTLAILLIPLIILTLTLSILINCQWLYEKGFEKYEISQKTGFTPVQLETAASTLISYFNNGEEYIDLQLEKDGVDVTVFKEREILHLKDVKGLVRLNYLALGICLLLGGGFFLYLYLKKQAGRVKEAGIVLIQGGMFSLLLLGGIGLIAMLDFQTFFTRLHLLGFSNAFWLLDPAKDYLVMFFPRGFWEDSTLVLGISIGVLAVSLMAGGWLLRKPARSDLPF, from the coding sequence ATGAAACCAGAATTGAAAAGATTTTTATATAATGTCTGGAAAACCTTAGCCATACTCCTTATCCCACTGATAATACTCACCCTGACCCTGAGTATACTTATAAACTGCCAATGGCTGTATGAAAAGGGTTTTGAAAAGTACGAAATCAGCCAGAAAACCGGCTTTACCCCCGTCCAGCTGGAAACAGCCGCATCTACCCTTATCAGTTACTTTAACAACGGCGAGGAATATATAGACCTGCAGCTGGAAAAAGACGGGGTAGACGTAACCGTATTTAAAGAACGGGAAATACTGCACTTAAAAGATGTAAAGGGGCTTGTCCGCCTGAATTATCTGGCTCTGGGCATCTGCCTATTACTTGGCGGAGGATTTTTCCTTTACCTATACTTGAAAAAACAGGCCGGGCGGGTAAAAGAAGCCGGCATAGTGCTTATTCAGGGGGGAATGTTCAGCCTTTTGTTATTAGGCGGCATCGGGCTTATAGCCATGCTGGATTTCCAGACTTTCTTCACCCGGTTGCACCTGCTTGGTTTCAGCAATGCCTTCTGGTTGTTAGACCCCGCCAAAGACTATCTGGTAATGTTTTTCCCCAGAGGGTTCTGGGAAGACAGCACCCTTGTGCTGGGCATTTCAATCGGGGTATTGGCAGTCAGTCTTATGGCCGGCGGTTGGCTACTAAGAAAACCTGCCAGAAGTGACCTGCCTTTTTAA
- the trpE gene encoding anthranilate synthase component I: MYYPSLAEVKKLAAQGNLIPISCEIMADLETPVSAFLKIKDSQHSFLLESVEGGERVARYSFIGTNPYKVLTAYQTDTVPPLTQVENELNKYRVVPVGDLPRFCGGAVGFLGYEAVTRFEELPSPSADPLNLPEAVFMLVDTMLVFDHISHSIKVLSYVHTEQDIETSYNQAIRNIENLVNRLRKPLPETSPKSTAASIPEMKSNFKQADFEGKVSKIRDYLNSGEAIQVVLSQRLSRPTSAHPFDIYRALRSVNPSPYMYYLDFGDFQIVGASPEVLVRVEDGEVMTRPLAGTRKRGKTQKEDARLEQELRHDEKECAEHIMLVDLGRNDIGRISQPGTVRITDVMDVERYSHVMHLVSHIQGKLKPNITPFEALQSCFPAGTVSGAPKIRAMEIIAEMETEKRGIYAGAVGYFSYSGNMDMAIAIRTMVVKGGIAHVQAGCGIVSDSVPEHEYQETLNKAQALLKALDRAENQASEKPHVITN, encoded by the coding sequence ATGTATTACCCATCTTTAGCCGAAGTAAAAAAACTGGCCGCACAGGGCAACCTGATACCCATCTCTTGTGAGATTATGGCCGACCTTGAAACCCCGGTTTCCGCTTTTCTGAAAATCAAAGACAGCCAACATTCTTTTCTGCTGGAAAGTGTGGAAGGCGGGGAGCGCGTAGCCCGATATAGTTTCATCGGCACCAACCCCTATAAAGTGCTTACAGCCTATCAGACAGATACCGTTCCTCCTCTAACCCAAGTTGAAAATGAACTAAACAAATACCGGGTAGTACCGGTGGGGGATTTGCCCCGTTTCTGCGGCGGGGCGGTGGGTTTTCTGGGCTACGAGGCAGTTACCCGCTTTGAGGAGTTGCCCTCGCCATCGGCTGACCCCCTAAATCTTCCGGAAGCAGTCTTCATGCTGGTTGATACCATGCTGGTTTTTGACCACATCAGCCATTCCATAAAAGTACTAAGCTATGTCCATACCGAACAGGATATTGAAACGTCATATAATCAGGCTATCCGGAATATAGAAAATCTGGTTAACCGCCTTAGAAAGCCGTTGCCCGAAACCTCCCCAAAATCTACCGCCGCAAGTATCCCCGAAATGAAATCCAATTTCAAACAGGCGGATTTTGAGGGCAAGGTATCCAAAATAAGAGATTACCTTAACTCAGGCGAAGCTATTCAGGTAGTTTTGTCACAGCGTCTGTCCAGACCCACCTCCGCCCATCCCTTTGACATCTACCGTGCCTTGCGTTCAGTAAACCCTTCACCATACATGTACTATCTGGATTTCGGTGATTTCCAGATTGTGGGCGCCTCGCCGGAGGTACTGGTACGGGTGGAAGACGGCGAGGTTATGACCCGCCCTCTGGCAGGCACCAGAAAACGGGGCAAAACCCAGAAAGAAGACGCCAGGCTTGAGCAGGAACTCCGCCATGACGAAAAAGAGTGTGCCGAACATATCATGCTGGTGGATTTGGGACGAAACGATATCGGGCGCATAAGCCAGCCGGGCACAGTCCGCATAACCGACGTCATGGATGTGGAACGCTATTCCCACGTAATGCATCTGGTTTCCCACATTCAGGGCAAATTAAAACCAAACATTACTCCGTTTGAGGCTTTGCAATCCTGCTTCCCGGCAGGCACAGTCTCAGGCGCACCTAAAATACGGGCTATGGAAATAATAGCTGAAATGGAAACCGAAAAGAGAGGCATTTATGCCGGGGCAGTCGGATATTTTTCTTATTCGGGCAATATGGACATGGCTATAGCCATACGCACCATGGTTGTCAAGGGAGGCATTGCCCATGTCCAGGCAGGCTGCGGCATAGTAAGTGACAGCGTACCCGAACATGAGTATCAGGAAACATTAAACAAAGCTCAGGCTTTGCTGAAAGCTCTGGACAGGGCAGAAAATCAGGCATCGGAGAAACCGCATGTTATTACTAATTGA